In Ancalomicrobiaceae bacterium S20, the following proteins share a genomic window:
- a CDS encoding FMN-binding glutamate synthase family protein, protein MSYQNPPTPPRKSATFDDYTLAEIRRAAATGIYDIRGGGTKRKVPHFDDLLFLGASMSRYPLEGYRERCDTSVTLGTRFAKKPIHLKIPITIAGMSFGSLSANAKEALGRGATLAGTSTTTGDGGMTEEERGHSSILVYQYLPSRYGMNPRDLRRADAIEVVVGQGAKPGGGGMLLGQKISDRVAEMRTLPKGIDQRSACRHPDWTGPDDLEIKILELREITDWQKPIYLKVGGARPYYDTALAVKAGADVVVLDGMQGGTAATQDVFIEHVGQPTLACIRPAVQALQDLGMHRKVQLIVSGGIRSGADVAKALALGADAVSIGTAALVAIGDNDPKWEDEYRKLGSTAGAYDDWHEGKDPAGITTQDPALMARLDPIAAGRRLANYLKVMTLEAQTIARACGHNHVHNLEPEDLCALTLEAAAMAKVPLAGTDWYPGKGSF, encoded by the coding sequence ATGAGCTACCAGAACCCGCCGACCCCGCCGCGCAAGTCCGCGACCTTCGACGATTATACGCTCGCCGAGATCCGGCGCGCCGCTGCGACCGGCATCTACGACATCCGCGGCGGCGGCACCAAGCGCAAGGTGCCGCATTTCGATGATCTGCTGTTCCTCGGTGCCTCGATGTCGCGCTACCCGCTCGAGGGCTATCGCGAGCGCTGCGACACCTCGGTCACGCTCGGCACGCGCTTCGCCAAGAAGCCGATCCACCTGAAGATTCCGATCACCATCGCCGGCATGAGCTTCGGCTCACTCTCCGCCAACGCCAAGGAGGCGCTCGGCCGCGGCGCGACGCTCGCCGGCACCTCGACCACCACCGGCGACGGCGGCATGACCGAGGAGGAGCGCGGCCACTCCTCGATCCTGGTCTATCAGTACCTGCCGTCGCGCTACGGCATGAACCCGCGCGACCTGCGCCGCGCCGACGCGATCGAGGTCGTGGTCGGCCAGGGCGCCAAGCCCGGCGGCGGCGGCATGCTGCTCGGCCAGAAGATCTCCGACCGCGTCGCCGAGATGCGCACGCTGCCGAAGGGCATCGACCAGCGCTCGGCCTGCCGGCATCCGGACTGGACCGGCCCGGACGACCTCGAGATCAAGATCCTCGAGCTGCGCGAGATCACCGACTGGCAGAAGCCGATCTACCTGAAGGTCGGCGGCGCGCGGCCCTATTACGACACCGCGCTGGCGGTGAAGGCCGGCGCCGACGTGGTCGTGCTCGACGGCATGCAGGGCGGCACGGCGGCGACGCAGGACGTGTTCATCGAACACGTCGGCCAGCCCACCCTCGCCTGCATCCGCCCGGCCGTGCAGGCGCTGCAGGATCTCGGCATGCATCGCAAGGTGCAGCTGATCGTCTCGGGTGGCATCCGTTCGGGCGCCGACGTCGCCAAGGCGCTGGCGCTCGGCGCCGATGCGGTCTCGATCGGTACCGCGGCGCTGGTCGCCATCGGCGACAACGACCCGAAGTGGGAAGACGAATACCGCAAGCTCGGCTCGACCGCCGGCGCCTACGACGACTGGCACGAGGGCAAGGACCCGGCCGGCATCACCACCCAGGATCCGGCGCTGATGGCGCGGCTCGATCCGATCGCGGCCGGCCGGCGGCTCGCCAACTATCTGAAGGTGATGACGCTCGAGGCACAGACCATCGCGCGGGCCTGCGGCCACAATCACGTCCACAACCTGGAGCCGGAAGACCTCTGCGCGCTGACGCTGGAGGCCGCGGCGATGGCGAAGGTTCCGCTCGCCGGCACCGACTGGTATCCGGGCAAGGGCAGCTTCTGA
- the glnT gene encoding type III glutamate--ammonia ligase, which yields MTTDLAAFAADRGVKYFMISYTDLFGAQRAKLVPAQAIAEMQKDGAGFAGFATWLDMTPAHPDLFAVPDASAAIQLPWKPEVAWVAADCVMEEKPVAQAPRVLLKRLVDEAAAQGLRVKTGVEAEFFLLTRDGSAISDVYDGGDKPCYDQQALLRRYDVIAEICDHMLALGWKPYQNDHEDANGQFEMNWEYDDALATADKHSFFKFMVKSVAEKHGLRATFMPKPFKGLTGNGCHCHISVWDLAGTTNAFADPAAPFGLSAAGKTFLGGIMKHATALAAITNPTVNSYKRINAPRTISGATWSPNTITWTGNNRTHMVRVPGPGRFELRLPDGAVNPYLLQAAIIATGLDGLATKADPGPHSDLDMFNEGFKAADAPRLPLNLLDALRAFEADTTLRAALGEEFSAGYLKLKHEEWTAYCSHFTQWERETTLDI from the coding sequence ATGACGACCGATCTCGCCGCCTTCGCCGCCGACCGCGGCGTGAAGTACTTCATGATTTCCTACACCGACCTGTTCGGAGCCCAGCGCGCCAAGCTGGTGCCGGCACAGGCGATCGCCGAGATGCAGAAGGACGGCGCCGGCTTCGCGGGCTTCGCGACCTGGCTCGACATGACGCCGGCGCATCCGGACCTGTTCGCCGTGCCGGATGCGAGCGCGGCGATCCAGCTGCCCTGGAAGCCCGAGGTTGCCTGGGTCGCGGCCGATTGCGTGATGGAGGAGAAGCCGGTCGCGCAGGCGCCGCGCGTGCTCCTGAAGCGGCTGGTCGATGAGGCCGCCGCACAAGGGCTGCGCGTCAAGACCGGCGTCGAGGCGGAGTTCTTCCTGCTGACCCGCGACGGGTCGGCGATCTCGGACGTCTACGACGGCGGCGACAAGCCCTGCTACGACCAGCAGGCGCTGCTGCGCCGCTATGATGTGATCGCCGAAATCTGCGACCACATGCTGGCGCTCGGCTGGAAGCCGTACCAGAACGACCACGAGGACGCGAACGGCCAGTTCGAGATGAACTGGGAATACGACGACGCGCTAGCGACCGCCGACAAGCACTCGTTCTTCAAGTTCATGGTGAAGTCGGTCGCCGAGAAGCACGGGCTGCGCGCGACCTTCATGCCGAAGCCGTTCAAGGGCCTGACCGGCAACGGCTGCCACTGCCATATCTCGGTCTGGGATCTCGCCGGCACCACCAATGCCTTCGCCGATCCGGCCGCGCCGTTCGGGCTCTCGGCCGCCGGCAAGACGTTCCTCGGCGGCATCATGAAACACGCGACCGCGCTCGCCGCAATCACCAACCCGACCGTCAATTCCTACAAGCGCATCAACGCGCCCCGCACGATCTCGGGCGCGACGTGGTCGCCGAACACGATCACCTGGACCGGCAACAACCGCACCCACATGGTGCGCGTGCCGGGTCCGGGCCGGTTCGAGCTGCGGTTGCCCGACGGCGCGGTCAATCCATACCTGCTGCAGGCCGCGATCATCGCGACCGGCCTCGACGGGCTCGCAACCAAGGCCGATCCGGGTCCGCATTCCGACCTCGACATGTTCAACGAGGGCTTCAAGGCCGCCGACGCGCCGCGCCTGCCCTTGAACCTGCTCGACGCGCTGCGTGCCTTCGAGGCCGACACCACGCTGCGCGCGGCGCTCGGCGAGGAATTCTCGGCCGGCTACCTCAAGCTCAAGCACGAGGAATGGACGGCCTATTGCAGCCATTTCACGCAGTGGGAGCGCGAGACCACGCTCGACATTTGA
- the nadC gene encoding carboxylating nicotinate-nucleotide diphosphorylase yields the protein MYDRFLVSKQIDQWLAEDIGGGDLTAQLMIDPRATATFAMNAREPMTLAGVEVAGLVFTRYEPACRIEIHAHDGATVERGALLMTVSGPAQALLTAERTALNVVQRLSGIATETAKYVRAIAGTKARLLDTRKTTPGLRMLEKHAASCGGALNHRLGLDSGVMLKDNHIAVCGSIMEAVKRARLRVPALTKIEVECDRLDQVEEALAAGADVIMLDNMSLETMRQAVALVDGRALLEASGGIRLDTIAAVAATGVDYISTSRPFQSAPAVDIGLDEA from the coding sequence ATGTACGATCGTTTTCTCGTTTCGAAGCAGATCGACCAGTGGCTCGCCGAGGACATCGGCGGCGGCGATCTGACCGCGCAGCTGATGATCGATCCGCGCGCGACCGCGACATTCGCCATGAATGCGCGCGAGCCGATGACGCTCGCCGGCGTCGAGGTCGCGGGCCTCGTGTTCACGCGCTACGAGCCGGCCTGCCGGATCGAAATCCATGCGCACGACGGCGCGACCGTCGAGAGGGGCGCACTTCTGATGACGGTCAGCGGACCGGCGCAGGCGCTGCTGACGGCGGAGCGCACCGCGCTCAACGTCGTGCAGCGCCTGTCCGGCATCGCCACCGAGACGGCGAAGTATGTGCGCGCGATCGCCGGCACCAAGGCGCGGCTGCTCGACACGCGCAAGACCACGCCGGGCCTGCGCATGCTCGAGAAGCACGCCGCGAGCTGCGGCGGCGCGCTCAACCATCGGCTCGGCCTCGACAGTGGCGTCATGCTCAAGGACAACCATATCGCGGTCTGCGGCAGCATCATGGAAGCGGTCAAGCGCGCACGCCTGCGCGTGCCGGCGCTGACCAAGATCGAGGTCGAATGCGACCGGCTCGATCAGGTCGAGGAGGCCCTCGCGGCCGGTGCCGATGTGATCATGCTCGACAACATGTCGCTCGAAACCATGCGCCAGGCGGTCGCCCTCGTGGACGGCCGCGCGCTGCTGGAAGCGTCCGGCGGCATCCGTCTCGACACGATCGCCGCGGTGGCCGCGACCGGCGTCGACTATATTTCGACGAGCCGGCCGTTCCAGTCGGCCCCGGCTGTCGATATCGGCCTCGACGAGGCCTGA
- a CDS encoding helix-turn-helix domain-containing GNAT family N-acetyltransferase — protein MTAPAATIDRIRAASRRLVREFGFMGGAFAGTDLPPSAVHALIEIEAAQAMTARDLAILLRLEKSSVSRLLRKLVLSGDIREEPGAADARTKALSLTPAGRARVAAIHGFARAQVAGALDRLPASTHATVLDGLDLYATALAGDPAPPAPAPAIDVVEGYRPGVVGRIVEMHAVHYAATAGFGRRFEAVVAGGLAAFCDRLDRPSNGLWTAVRDGRVVGAVAVDGEDIGPGVSHLRWFIVAPEARGGGVGRRLLDRALAFSDARGFAEMQLWTFAGLDAARHLYEAHGFVLVEERPGRQWGEEVLEQRFARTRS, from the coding sequence ATGACTGCCCCAGCTGCAACGATCGATCGTATTCGCGCCGCCTCGCGCCGGCTGGTGCGCGAGTTCGGCTTCATGGGCGGCGCCTTTGCCGGCACCGACCTGCCACCCTCGGCCGTCCATGCGCTGATCGAGATCGAGGCGGCGCAGGCGATGACGGCGCGCGACCTGGCGATCCTGCTGCGCCTCGAGAAGTCGAGCGTCAGCCGGCTGCTGCGCAAGCTCGTGCTGTCCGGCGACATCCGGGAGGAGCCCGGCGCTGCCGATGCCCGCACCAAGGCGCTGAGCCTGACCCCGGCCGGCCGGGCGCGGGTCGCGGCCATTCACGGCTTCGCGCGCGCCCAGGTCGCCGGCGCGCTCGATCGGCTGCCGGCGTCAACGCATGCGACCGTTCTCGACGGTCTCGACCTCTATGCCACGGCGCTCGCCGGCGATCCGGCCCCGCCGGCACCCGCACCCGCGATCGACGTCGTTGAAGGCTATCGCCCCGGCGTCGTCGGCCGGATCGTCGAGATGCATGCCGTCCACTACGCCGCGACCGCCGGTTTCGGACGACGCTTCGAGGCCGTGGTCGCCGGCGGTCTCGCGGCGTTCTGCGACCGGCTCGATCGCCCGAGCAACGGCCTCTGGACGGCTGTGAGGGACGGTCGCGTGGTCGGCGCGGTCGCGGTCGATGGCGAGGACATCGGCCCCGGCGTTTCCCATTTGCGCTGGTTCATCGTCGCCCCGGAGGCGCGTGGCGGCGGCGTCGGCCGACGCCTGCTCGACCGCGCGCTCGCCTTCTCCGACGCGCGGGGCTTTGCCGAGATGCAGCTGTGGACCTTTGCCGGGCTCGATGCGGCCCGCCACCTCTACGAGGCCCACGGCTTCGTTCTCGTCGAGGAGCGTCCCGGCCGGCAATGGGGCGAAGAGGTACTCGAGCAGCGCTTCGCGCGCACCCGCTCGTAA
- a CDS encoding MBL fold metallo-hydrolase, with translation MTLSRRRILKNGALAISATSAGMTELMAMLATAAAAERGPPVPDHPLQRLSPHVHMVWSPDGFPTPQNQGMMSNIVFVVGSAGVMVIDSGASVQIAEMTVRQLRRLTDKAVIGVVNTHYHGDHWLGNQAFRAAYGADLPIYALAPTRMAIEGAVGRFWHEAMNRWTNDATVGTDIVPPNRDIAHGDTLSLGDVTLRLHHYGRAHTDADVAVEVIEDGVMCVGDILMDRRIANMEDGSYQGTFEAIDKLIAASRTTIWVPAHGEAGTAVLTWQRELFAGIWESCVEAVKQGIPLEGALAFTLKDPRVASRAAETKGWANNIGKYVSLAYLEAEQAQF, from the coding sequence ATGACCCTGTCCAGACGGCGCATTCTGAAGAACGGCGCGCTCGCAATCTCTGCGACGAGCGCCGGCATGACCGAGCTGATGGCGATGCTGGCGACCGCGGCTGCGGCGGAACGGGGACCGCCGGTCCCGGACCATCCGCTGCAGCGGCTCTCGCCGCACGTGCACATGGTCTGGTCGCCCGACGGCTTTCCGACGCCGCAGAACCAGGGAATGATGTCGAACATCGTCTTCGTGGTCGGCTCGGCCGGCGTGATGGTGATCGACAGCGGCGCGTCGGTGCAGATCGCGGAAATGACCGTCCGGCAATTGCGCCGCCTGACCGACAAGGCGGTCATCGGCGTCGTCAACACGCACTACCACGGCGATCATTGGCTCGGAAATCAGGCCTTCCGGGCCGCCTATGGCGCGGATCTGCCGATCTACGCGCTCGCCCCGACCCGCATGGCGATCGAGGGCGCGGTCGGCCGGTTCTGGCACGAGGCCATGAACCGCTGGACCAACGACGCGACGGTCGGCACCGACATCGTGCCGCCGAACAGGGACATCGCCCACGGCGATACGCTCTCGCTCGGCGATGTCACGCTGCGCCTGCATCACTATGGACGGGCCCATACCGACGCCGATGTGGCGGTGGAAGTGATCGAGGACGGCGTGATGTGCGTCGGCGACATCCTGATGGATCGCCGGATCGCCAACATGGAGGACGGCTCCTATCAGGGCACCTTCGAGGCGATCGACAAGCTGATCGCGGCGAGCCGCACGACCATCTGGGTGCCGGCCCACGGTGAGGCCGGCACCGCGGTGCTGACCTGGCAGCGGGAACTCTTCGCCGGCATCTGGGAGTCCTGCGTCGAGGCGGTGAAGCAGGGCATTCCGCTCGAGGGCGCGCTCGCCTTCACCCTGAAGGACCCGCGCGTCGCCTCGCGCGCCGCCGAGACCAAGGGCTGGGCCAACAACATCGGCAAATATGTGAGCCTCGCCTATCTGGAGGCCGAGCAGGCGCAGTTCTGA
- a CDS encoding YeeE/YedE family protein produces MFDWFIDRIGDQWTLALGGAVIGMLFGALAQRSRFCLRAATLEVAHGRLGDRLAIWLFAFATALIATQLLIVFGLFDTGTVRQLNNTGSLSGAILGGLMFGSGMVLTKACASRMLVLSATGNLRALLSGLVFAVAAQAARDGALSPVRAAVNALWTIDGPSRDLLVLFRVDHAGAALFGALWLVAGLVLALRNKVGIWPAVGAAGVGLMVAVAWWFNFSMAATSFEMVPVHALSFTSPSADSLMYVLMPPGGKLTFDLGLIPGVFVGAFLAAALSGELKLEGFDSGATMRRYIAGGCMMGFGGVLAGGCAIGAGVSGASVFALTAWIVLWSMWFGAVATDRLVDRAKTA; encoded by the coding sequence ATGTTCGATTGGTTCATAGACCGGATCGGCGACCAGTGGACGCTCGCGCTCGGCGGCGCCGTGATCGGCATGCTGTTCGGCGCGCTGGCGCAACGCTCGCGTTTCTGCCTGCGCGCGGCGACGCTCGAAGTCGCGCACGGGCGGCTCGGCGACCGGCTGGCGATCTGGCTGTTCGCCTTCGCGACCGCGCTGATCGCCACGCAGTTGCTGATCGTCTTCGGTCTGTTCGATACCGGCACGGTCCGGCAGCTCAACAACACCGGCTCGCTGTCCGGCGCGATCCTCGGTGGGCTGATGTTCGGCAGCGGCATGGTGCTGACCAAGGCCTGCGCGAGCCGGATGCTGGTGCTGTCGGCGACCGGCAATCTGCGCGCGCTGCTCTCCGGCCTCGTCTTCGCCGTCGCCGCGCAGGCCGCCCGCGACGGCGCGCTGTCGCCGGTCCGCGCCGCGGTCAACGCGCTCTGGACCATCGACGGCCCGTCCCGCGACCTGCTCGTCTTGTTCCGCGTCGATCATGCCGGCGCGGCACTGTTCGGCGCGCTCTGGCTCGTCGCCGGGCTGGTGCTCGCCTTGCGCAACAAGGTCGGGATCTGGCCGGCGGTCGGCGCCGCCGGCGTCGGCCTGATGGTCGCGGTCGCCTGGTGGTTCAACTTCTCCATGGCCGCCACCTCGTTCGAGATGGTGCCGGTGCATGCGCTGAGCTTCACGTCGCCCTCGGCGGATTCGCTGATGTATGTGCTGATGCCGCCCGGCGGGAAACTGACCTTCGATCTCGGCCTGATCCCCGGTGTGTTCGTCGGCGCCTTCCTGGCCGCGGCGCTCAGCGGCGAGCTGAAGCTCGAGGGCTTCGACAGCGGCGCAACCATGCGCCGCTATATCGCAGGCGGCTGCATGATGGGCTTCGGCGGTGTGCTGGCCGGCGGCTGTGCGATCGGCGCGGGCGTCTCGGGCGCGTCGGTCTTCGCGCTGACCGCCTGGATCGTGCTGTGGTCGATGTGGTTCGGCGCGGTTGCGACCGATCGGCTCGTCGACCGCGCCAAGACGGCTTGA
- a CDS encoding DsrE family protein has translation MFGIANWLRNILVAALLCVAGPAFAQDKVIYHIDDSAAQALKGLRNIRNHLDVAPKTTIVVVTHADGVDFLMEGAKDPKSSTEYAPLVADLKARGVTFEVCEITLKRRNLKKDQFILDADFVPSGVVRLGELQFRDHYAYIKP, from the coding sequence ATGTTCGGTATCGCGAACTGGCTTCGGAATATACTGGTCGCGGCGCTCCTGTGCGTCGCCGGCCCGGCCTTCGCCCAGGACAAGGTCATCTATCATATCGACGATTCGGCCGCGCAGGCGCTGAAGGGATTGCGTAACATCCGCAATCATCTGGACGTCGCGCCGAAGACGACCATCGTCGTCGTGACCCATGCCGACGGCGTCGACTTCCTGATGGAAGGCGCGAAGGACCCGAAGAGCAGCACCGAATACGCGCCGCTGGTCGCCGATCTCAAGGCGCGGGGCGTGACCTTCGAGGTCTGCGAGATCACGCTGAAGCGGCGCAATCTCAAGAAGGACCAGTTCATCCTCGATGCCGATTTCGTGCCTTCGGGCGTGGTCCGGCTCGGCGAGCTGCAGTTCCGCGACCACTACGCCTACATCAAGCCCTGA
- the soxB gene encoding thiosulfohydrolase SoxB, with the protein MNRRHFLQLLAAAGAAGMSLPDDIARAEQAADRLYEVPAFGNVSVIHITDTHAQLKPLLFREPSVNLGVGSMRGQVPHLVGGAFLERFGIAADTPEAHAFTYLDFERKAGIYGRAGGYAHIATLVKRLRASRPGALLLDGGDSWQGSGTALWTKAQDMVDASKLLGIDFMTLHWEATYGQERVKAVADGDFAGKIEILAQNLKTADFGDPVFASYAMREMGGVKVAIIGQAFPYLPIANPRYMIPDWTLGIQEEAMQKTVDEARAAGARAVIVLSHNGMDVDLKLASRVTGIDAILGGHTHDATPKPVIVASGAGKTLVVSGGSNGKFVGVLDLDVRDGKVADFRYKLLPVFANLLPADPEMAALIAKVRAPYEAKLAEKLAVSEGLLYRRGNFTGSFDKVILDALIAEKDAEIAFSPGFRWGTTVLPGEAITMENLLDQTAITYPAVTVNPMTGEQIKGVLEDVCDNLFNVDPYHQQGGDMVRVGGMTYSCDPSAAMGSRISDMRIGDKPVEASKTYKVAGWASVSEAARDAGGEPVFDLVARWLKNQKVVKTPIPAVPRLRNVDGNPGAVL; encoded by the coding sequence ATGAACCGCCGTCATTTCCTGCAGCTCCTCGCTGCGGCCGGCGCTGCCGGCATGAGCCTGCCCGACGACATCGCGCGCGCCGAGCAGGCCGCCGACCGGCTCTACGAGGTGCCGGCGTTCGGCAACGTGTCGGTGATCCACATCACCGACACCCATGCCCAGCTGAAGCCGCTGCTGTTCCGCGAGCCGAGCGTCAATCTCGGCGTCGGGTCGATGCGGGGTCAGGTGCCGCATCTGGTCGGCGGGGCGTTCCTCGAGCGGTTCGGCATCGCCGCCGACACGCCCGAGGCCCACGCCTTCACCTACCTCGATTTCGAGCGCAAGGCCGGCATCTACGGCCGGGCCGGCGGCTATGCTCATATCGCCACGCTGGTGAAGCGGCTCCGCGCGAGCCGGCCGGGTGCCCTGCTGCTCGACGGTGGCGATTCCTGGCAGGGCTCCGGCACGGCGCTGTGGACCAAGGCGCAGGACATGGTCGACGCTTCCAAGCTCCTCGGCATCGACTTCATGACGCTGCACTGGGAGGCGACCTACGGGCAGGAGCGGGTCAAGGCGGTCGCCGACGGCGACTTCGCCGGCAAGATCGAGATCCTCGCGCAGAACCTCAAGACCGCCGATTTCGGCGATCCCGTCTTCGCGTCCTATGCGATGCGCGAGATGGGCGGGGTCAAGGTCGCGATCATCGGCCAGGCCTTCCCCTATCTGCCGATCGCCAACCCGCGCTACATGATCCCCGACTGGACCCTCGGGATCCAGGAAGAGGCCATGCAGAAGACCGTCGACGAGGCGCGCGCGGCCGGCGCCAGGGCCGTGATCGTGCTGTCGCACAACGGCATGGACGTCGACCTGAAGCTCGCCTCGCGCGTGACCGGCATCGATGCGATCCTCGGCGGCCATACCCACGACGCGACGCCGAAGCCGGTGATCGTCGCCAGTGGTGCGGGCAAGACGCTGGTGGTCAGCGGCGGCTCGAACGGCAAATTCGTCGGCGTGCTCGATCTCGACGTCCGCGACGGCAAGGTCGCGGATTTCCGCTACAAGCTGCTGCCGGTCTTCGCCAATCTGCTGCCCGCCGATCCGGAGATGGCGGCGCTGATCGCCAAGGTCCGCGCGCCGTACGAGGCGAAGCTCGCCGAAAAGCTCGCTGTCTCCGAGGGTCTGCTCTATCGGCGCGGCAACTTCACCGGCAGCTTCGACAAGGTGATCCTCGACGCGCTGATTGCCGAGAAGGACGCCGAGATCGCCTTCTCGCCGGGCTTCCGGTGGGGAACGACCGTGCTGCCGGGCGAGGCGATCACGATGGAGAACCTGCTCGACCAGACCGCGATCACCTATCCGGCGGTCACGGTCAATCCGATGACCGGCGAGCAGATCAAGGGCGTGCTCGAGGACGTCTGCGACAACCTGTTCAATGTCGACCCCTATCACCAGCAGGGCGGCGACATGGTCCGCGTCGGCGGCATGACCTACAGCTGCGATCCGTCGGCGGCGATGGGGTCGCGGATTTCCGACATGCGCATCGGCGACAAGCCGGTCGAGGCATCGAAGACCTACAAGGTCGCCGGCTGGGCCTCGGTCTCCGAGGCCGCGCGCGACGCCGGCGGCGAGCCGGTGTTCGACCTCGTCGCCCGCTGGCTCAAGAACCAGAAGGTCGTGAAGACGCCCATCCCCGCAGTGCCCAGACTGCGCAATGTGGACGGCAATCCCGGTGCCGTGCTCTGA
- the soxX gene encoding sulfur oxidation c-type cytochrome SoxX yields the protein MTKRSMYAALTGVALTGVALAVFAAGAARAGDATSWGEGADDAAFQAMLKSGFRDKGIATVKRLEQDPTQAFCSDPAMAASAAGAKRKAEIEAANEATIKYPADGKWLGDFKAGEAIAQSGRGLTWTDKADAPNGGNCYNCHQISKTEISYGTIGPSLYNYGKLRGSSEDVLRYTWGKIFNAKATNACSNMPRAGHMGIVTDQQIRDLMALLLDPKSPVNQ from the coding sequence ATGACGAAGCGATCGATGTATGCGGCCTTGACCGGTGTGGCTCTCACCGGTGTGGCTCTCGCCGTGTTCGCCGCGGGGGCGGCCCGGGCCGGCGATGCGACGAGCTGGGGCGAAGGCGCCGACGACGCGGCCTTTCAGGCGATGCTGAAGAGCGGCTTCCGCGACAAGGGCATCGCCACCGTAAAGCGCCTCGAGCAGGACCCGACGCAGGCGTTCTGTTCGGATCCCGCCATGGCGGCCAGCGCGGCGGGCGCGAAGCGCAAGGCCGAGATCGAGGCGGCGAACGAGGCCACGATCAAGTATCCGGCCGACGGCAAGTGGCTCGGCGATTTCAAGGCCGGCGAGGCCATCGCCCAGAGCGGCCGCGGCCTGACCTGGACCGACAAGGCCGACGCACCGAACGGCGGCAATTGCTACAACTGCCATCAGATCTCCAAGACCGAGATCTCCTACGGCACGATCGGCCCGAGCCTCTACAACTACGGCAAATTGCGCGGCAGCTCCGAGGACGTGTTGCGCTACACCTGGGGCAAGATCTTCAACGCCAAGGCCACGAACGCCTGTTCGAACATGCCGCGCGCCGGCCACATGGGCATCGTCACGGACCAGCAGATCCGGGATCTGATGGCGCTGCTGCTCGATCCCAAGTCTCCCGTGAACCAGTGA